In the Kaistella sp. 97-N-M2 genome, one interval contains:
- a CDS encoding DUF456 domain-containing protein: protein MDASLIQLASIILLILGLVGTFLPVLPGLLLSLCGLLIYKFGTDTPLSMVYIWIFVFLTALSVVLNYVIPARTNRKYGGTRWGSIGSVVGTLVGMFFIPVPFGFLIGMFLGVFVGELLHDASDRKKAWNSTKGAFIGFLYGTGFNFIVGLAMFLVVLIDIFKN from the coding sequence ATGGACGCTTCTTTAATTCAGTTAGCGAGTATAATTCTCTTAATTCTGGGGCTGGTCGGAACGTTCCTTCCTGTTTTGCCGGGATTGCTCTTAAGCCTCTGTGGCTTGCTCATTTATAAGTTCGGGACCGATACGCCTTTATCGATGGTTTACATCTGGATTTTTGTGTTTCTTACGGCCCTTTCTGTCGTTCTTAATTACGTGATCCCCGCACGCACGAACCGAAAATACGGCGGCACGCGCTGGGGAAGTATAGGCTCGGTGGTCGGAACACTGGTGGGAATGTTTTTTATTCCTGTTCCTTTTGGGTTTTTAATCGGGATGTTTTTGGGTGTTTTTGTGGGCGAATTATTGCATGACGCAAGCGACAGAAAAAAAGCATGGAATTCAACAAAAGGCGCATTTATCGGTTTTTTATATGGCACAGGATTTAATTTCATTGTAGGTTTGGCAATGTTTTTGGTAGTTTTGATAGATATCTTTAAAAATTAA